The genomic stretch AAGTTCGTAAAAAACGCTTATTTTTGTAGTCTATTATGCGCCGGAGTAGCTCAGTTGGTTAGAGCATCAGAATCATAATCTGGGTGTCGGGGGTTCAACTCCCTCCTCCGGTACAAATAGAATTAAGAAGAAGAAGACAAGATATTGTCTTCTTCTTTTTTTGAATTAAACATAAACTCCAAGCAATGAAATTTATAAAACGTTAGATATAATCTTGACTTTTTGTTTTATCGTGTTTACCTTACTATGATTAAATTTTTGACGAACTTATCACCATTATGTTCATACATTATGCTGTAAACTCCGTTTGGGTATTTCTCTACATTAAATTTCAATTGGTATGTTCCTATTTCACGATGTTCATCAGAGATTGTGCATAGTTCATGCCCTATAATAGAATAAAATTTTATGGATGAATTCCCGGGATTAATGACATCAAATTCCAAATTGATATAATTGTCCGCCGGATTTGGGGTCAATCTTAAAATATCAGTAAATCCATCAAAAACAGCTTTTCCAAAATTGACAGCATCAGGATAATAGGTTACAGCATCTGTGTGTTGTTTGTTCAAAATTGAATGTATTTCGTTTAATTCAATATCGTGCAAACCCCCACTTGCAGAATTGAGAATCTTAACTGTCAATTTTTCTCCTGTTTCAGCTCCCGTTTTTAAATCAGAATTCGGGTCATCACCCCAAATTGTAACAGCCGCAAATTGCTGTTTGACAACGCCTGAACCAATCAAGACGCCTCGAGAGTCGTAAACTCCAATCTCAGAACCATCTTCTGAATTGACATTAAGAATCAATGTTGAATTATTTCCTGTATTCGTGAAGTCGGGTATCAATTTCTTTGGTTTATATGAATAATCATAGATTGCCGGTTTTTCTTGGAAATTTGCGGGATATGTCAATGTAGATGATTTTGATAGATAAACCTGGTAACCCTCACCGGGAATCATGTTTTGTATGTCATTTATATCAAATTCTGGAATGTAAACATAACCGGCGTTATTTTTTGCTATCACGAGTGCGTTATCATCAGTTAATGATTTCATTGACTGCTTGATATCTTGTACGCTTGAACGCAAATATGCGACAATGTTCCATCCGAAAGGTAAGTTTATTGGTGTGATTGCAGGATTGATTTTTTTACCAAATATATTTAAACCAGTTGCTTGTGCAGTATAAACTTGGTATCCATCTTTTATATTCCAATTGCCTATGTCATTGATGTCGAACATTGGTATATACACCTGACCTGCATTATTTTTCACGATTACAATATCATCAGAGATAGAATCGAAAATCATCTCTATATCAAGATTATCGGG from Candidatus Kapaibacterium sp. encodes the following:
- a CDS encoding T9SS type A sorting domain-containing protein translates to MKFLFIVCLVIIQPALDILSQDYLIKRSVVGSSSQTAYSDEFVAQGIVGQPLIGISANANNEIYFGYWYDGENFSIIQSIHLLNGWNIISSYLIPDNLDIEMIFDSISDDIVIVKNNAGQVYIPMFDINDIGNWNIKDGYQVYTAQATGLNIFGKKINPAITPINLPFGWNIVAYLRSSVQDIKQSMKSLTDDNALVIAKNNAGYVYIPEFDINDIQNMIPGEGYQVYLSKSSTLTYPANFQEKPAIYDYSYKPKKLIPDFTNTGNNSTLILNVNSEDGSEIGVYDSRGVLIGSGVVKQQFAAVTIWGDDPNSDLKTGAETGEKLTVKILNSASGGLHDIELNEIHSILNKQHTDAVTYYPDAVNFGKAVFDGFTDILRLTPNPADNYINLEFDVINPGNSSIKFYSIIGHELCTISDEHREIGTYQLKFNVEKYPNGVYSIMYEHNGDKFVKNLIIVR